The following are encoded in a window of Narcine bancroftii isolate sNarBan1 chromosome 2, sNarBan1.hap1, whole genome shotgun sequence genomic DNA:
- the LOC138753704 gene encoding LOW QUALITY PROTEIN: prostaglandin D2 receptor-like (The sequence of the model RefSeq protein was modified relative to this genomic sequence to represent the inferred CDS: deleted 1 base in 1 codon): MVQCENSSTVHKDGHVMSSILLFSAGLIGNIIALLILYKHKMDTRRNVSVFYILVTGLVVTDLLGKCLISPVVFVSYATNRTLKALSSHNSLCDYFSFTTSFFGLASMFFLFAMGVECWLSINHPFFYQNHFTKRRVIIIFPAVYLGSLSICSMPFMGLGSTKQYCPGTWCFFNMAKDEKKSAFFSVLYATLMVILIAAVLVFNTTVAINLTKMYKQRQRSKSSLRGSRMKRFTHYEELDNLILLLLMNVIFLICSLPLTIRAYIGAFAPDNRDEDDLIALKFASVNSIVDPWVFIIFRTSVFRKLVFVCCKRFSTIMKLESVSPVEN, encoded by the exons ATGGTACAATGTGAGAACTCCAGCACGGTGCACAAGGATGGCCATGTCATGAGTAGCATTCTGCTCTTTTCCGCTGGGCTGATCGGAAACATCATTGCGCTGTTAATTCTCTACAAACACAAGATGGACACCAGGCGGAATGTGTCTGTCTTTTACATTCTAGTCACTGGGCTCGTGGtgaccgacctcctggggaagtgCTTGATCAGCCCAGTGGTGTTCGTGTCCTACGCTACCAACCGCACCTTGAAAGCCCTGTCAAGCCATAACAGCCTGTGCGATTACTTCTCGTTTACCACGTCCTTCTTCGGTTTGGCCTCGATGTTCTTCTTGTTTGCCATGGGTGTGGAATGCTGGCTATCCATAAACCACCCTTTCTTTTATCAGAATCACTTCACCAAGCGCCGGGTGATTATTATCTTCCCCGCTGTGTACTTAGGCAGTCTGTCAATTTGCTCGATGCCTTTCATGGGATTGGGCAGTACCAAACAGTATTGCCCGGGGACCTGGTGCTTCTTTAACATGGCcaaagatgaaaagaagtctgcaTTCTTCTCGGTGCTTTACGCGACCCTCATGGTGATTCTTATCGCCGCCGTGTTGGTGTTCAATACTACCGTGGCCATAAACTTGACCAAAATGTACAAGCAGAGACAAAGGAGCAAGTCGAGCTTAAGGGGCAGCCGCATGAAGCGCTTCACACACTATGAGGAGCTGGACAATCTTATCCTGTTACTTCTCATGAACGTAATCTTCCTCATCTGTTCTCTACCTCTCACG attCGTGCATATATTGGTGCATTTGCTCCTGACAACAGAGATGAAGATGATTTGATTGCCCTAAAGTTTGCTTCGGTGAATTCGATTGTTGATCCATGGGTTTTCATAATTTTCAGGACATCTGTTTTTCGGAAACTAGTT TTTGTGTGCTGCAAACGTTTTTCCACAATAATGAAGTTAGAGTCAGTGTCTCCAGTTGAAAATTAA